One stretch of Candidatus Binatia bacterium DNA includes these proteins:
- a CDS encoding glycosyl transferase → MSQTEKSKSRNGVVNELSVVLPAFNEEANIERVAMEVARYLDTTGIDYEIIVVNDGSRDRTGAIIEALAQKIPRLRPQHHEQNRGYGAALRTGFKAASKRFVFYMDGDGQFDIRELALLLPLATDEDHIVTGYRIKRNDPFIRRLNARLFGGWLVRVLLNVRVRDLNCAFKLIPRKILDAVTLESTGALINAELYGRAVRKGFGIKEVGVHHYPRTAGTQTGAHPMVILRAFYDLFRLRQKIVSEH, encoded by the coding sequence ATGAGTCAGACAGAAAAAAGCAAATCACGAAACGGCGTGGTCAACGAATTGTCCGTCGTGCTGCCGGCTTTCAACGAAGAAGCCAATATCGAGCGGGTCGCCATGGAGGTTGCCCGCTATCTCGACACGACGGGGATCGACTACGAGATCATCGTGGTGAACGATGGGAGCCGCGATCGGACCGGTGCCATCATCGAGGCGCTCGCCCAAAAGATCCCGCGTTTGCGGCCGCAACACCACGAACAAAACCGAGGTTACGGCGCCGCACTGCGCACGGGTTTCAAGGCGGCAAGCAAGCGGTTCGTCTTTTACATGGATGGAGACGGCCAGTTCGACATCCGCGAGTTGGCGCTCCTCCTTCCGCTGGCCACCGACGAGGACCACATTGTCACGGGCTACCGCATCAAGCGGAACGATCCTTTCATTCGCCGCTTGAACGCCCGCTTGTTTGGTGGCTGGCTTGTACGCGTGTTGTTGAACGTCCGCGTGCGCGACCTCAATTGTGCGTTCAAGCTCATCCCCAGGAAGATCCTCGATGCGGTCACCCTGGAGTCCACCGGCGCCTTGATTAACGCAGAGCTATATGGCCGGGCGGTACGCAAGGGCTTCGGGATCAAAGAGGTGGGCGTGCACCACTACCCGCGCACTGCTGGCACCCAGACCGGTGCGCACCCGATGGTTATTTTGCGGGCGTTTTACGACTTGTTCCGGCTGCGGCAAAAGATCGTATCGGAGCACTAG